The Nomia melanderi isolate GNS246 chromosome 13, iyNomMela1, whole genome shotgun sequence sequence CATCAGCGCTGCGGATCTTCCTATCGGACACCACGACCGACCTCTTTCGTCTGCCGTTCGGAGACGAGAGAGGTGTCACTGGCACCGCGACGTTGTCCCCTTCGAGATTGCGCGGTCCATGTGGGAACTGTTCTTGATCGCTCTCGTACCGCGTCACTCTTGGTGGGTCCTGGAAATTGAATGGTCGCATTTTAGGAACGCGGGACACGTACAGTATTTCATATAATTGCATAAGAAGTGATCTTCGGAAGGACATACCGGCAAGAAAGGTCTTTTGCTATGtgttttgtgtattatttttattggttaAGTGTGGTCTTAGCGATGAATAGTAAATTGGTATTGAAAATGAgatgaagaaaaatgaaaattgatttttggatataaattataaattgacatcctcttttaattaaaatatacaatcctTGGTTTTCGCGAAATATATATTCTAACCTTCCTCCTTGCTTGACTttggaaactaataaaaaagatATTGCGGTTAAAAATCAGAAGTAGATTTAATAAAGTCTACATTTTATTTCGGTCGTACTAAAATTCTAAATAGAAGaaccaaaattttatttttttgcaaTTTCAATGTATGAAGTTCAACTTAACTTTGAGCGTAATAAAAAACGAGGAATAGTAAGTAggaaatacatttcttttataaataacttctatttttcttaatatagaAAGCTAAGGGTAAAATTGTATCCCAAACAGCGGAATGgaagaattcttttttaatactgtttttacTAGTAATAATCATTATTCAATGTATGCACATTTTGttgcaaattgaaaaataatgacTAAGAGCGAAATTATTAGAAAGGACATTTTGTCTTAAATGTCGTAATTCGGAATGTCAGGAAATTATGTTGACAATGCTTGTAGCTTATAAAATTAAGTACATGAGAAAATAGCTGGAACAACCAAACTTTAAATTGGCAAGGAAGAAAGATTAAGGGCTATATTCCCTTAGCAAATGAGAATTGCAGCTAAGACAAAGGCTACAGAATACAAAGTTCAGTGTTTTAGTCTTCCCAAATTAAGGAACaacaatatgaaatttcttattaattagaCGGTACAAAAGTGGCTTTATCGCGTAGAATGCAATTTCCAGAGTACTGGCGACCTAGAGATGGTAAGAAAAGTTAAGTAATTTTACATAATCTGATTTTCGAAAGTACAAGAAACGTTCAATCCTATAAAAGAAAAGATGTGTTTCCACGTCGACTTCCATTTAAATTCTGTCTTCTGCCAGCGCagagtatacaaaactaaccatgtacaaataattaactttaaacATTCTAAGAGGttcagtaataaaataaatatagagtaatcaatttcaaattgaaatacactataataaattcatattttgcAAGATGTGAATAGATATGCAGAAAATTTCGTTTTCCTTTACACGTATTTAAAATAGGTAGGTGATGTAAGCATTTatgtaatgaacaaaaattcacaTTCAAACTCTGAATCGCTAATTTAAGTAATTTTCATGCATCTAGATACTAAACAAATAACTCGATAAAATTAGTAGCCACGAATGTATCGTCTAATAaacgtatatttataaatcgttaaaaaaatatttgcttgaAGTATATTTACTAAGAATGGTCTCGAGAGGTCATCGTCATCTGGATGGATCTCCTCGTCCGGCGTCTCGACCACCGGTGCCGGTACCCGGTTGCTCGTCTGTGCTTGTGCCTTTGGAACTGACTTCTCGACCCCCAAGAAGTGACCCCCTATAGAGGTCATCTCGTCACCATCTTGAATGATATCATCGTAAAGGGAGCCATCAGGCTGCTCGACTCCACCTCCTATGTTTTCGTTGTCCTTCTCGGCGCTGTTATTGTCGTCATCATGAATGGTGGGCGGTGCTGTGGTTTGAGGGTATTGCGGTCGTATCTGATCCTTCCGCTCTTGAATGTAATGGCCAACAGACCCACTGAGTTGACAATGATCCAAACAGCCATGACGACAGATCTCCACCTTGACATTGATCAAAATAGCTTAACGTCTCTCCGGTTCCCCTAGTCATCGTTTTTCCATTCAAACACGAATTAGCATAACCACAGAGTACTCTAACTCCCTTTCATTATCCGCCGAGCAAACGAACTGACTAAATCATTGTGTCAAGATGTTTAACAGCAAACGTTCGAGAAGCTAACGCGTCACGCGCCCGTAATAAAATTCTTCTACATCTAACCCTACATCCCTCCTCCGTGTGACTTATATCATTCGTTCTGCATTACCGACGCTGTTTACCTTGCACTTGATGTGCACGCTCAACGCGTCCGGAAACTTGAACGCGTGAAAGAAGGCGTAAGTGATGACCGTCGCTCGGTCGTCGGAGCCCCGAGCTTTCAGGAATCGGCTGATCATCTTCGGCCTGAGCACACATCCGAATTCGTCGCTGAGCTGTATCGTGTGTCCGCCGCCGTCCGAGGCCACGCACGACTTGACACGCATGTCGAATTCCCCTGGAACGAGTTAACGCGAAAGCTTAGTTAGTGGCCGCGGCTTCCTTGATCGATCGTCAAGCAGAGCCAGTGTCGCGAAGGTGTGCCGCTCGTTACCTCGGTAATCGTTAATAGCGACGACCAGGGTGAGCGTGGAGCCCAATGGTACTATTCCGGAAACGGGTGGCGCCCATGGTCCCTTGCCGTGTTGAATTTCCATCCAACAATCCACGTTGTCGCCTGCAATATCGATAGAATAGCACGGTCTCGTATTTGCGCTCTAAAGGTAGGAGGGCCGGGCAGCGGTCGCTTTCTAGGCACGGCGTGCCAGGTGCAATTTATACGTGTtgcataaattgaaattaagtgGCGCGGCTGCGGTTCCACCTGTGGTCAACCACGAGTGCACGAGTTACCGTGTACGGTACCATCATTTACCACGTATTAAACTCTTTGCGCCGGGGGATCATCGTTTCTCCTATCCGCTACGTGTCCGTAGACTTGTACACGGCAAAATGTGGCTGACGTAAACCGCCGCAGCGTTCATTCAACTCCAACCACCTTGCGATTGCTTTAATGTGTGTCACTCGACGTACAATACCAGTTACGAAATATTTACGACCGCGTGTTGGAAGCTTGATTTATACGTGAAACTTAACACCTTAATAAAGGGTACTCGATTACGCGTAATATATACAGGCGTCTTTCTATCGCGACGACTTAAAAAACGTGTATAGTGAACAGTCGCGATGTCGAGGACCTTCTCATGATTGCAACATTGTTCATCCCCGGCAGTACAACGTGATCCGATTGTTGTCGACgatttcaacgtctctttcttTCCTATTCGTAGTTCTTTTGTGCATTCGAAACTTCAGtcgaatattattatacaagttattatcattattatacaatcgcttattatacaagcAATTGATGCCATGAATTTTAAAACAACACAAGTCAATCAAtcgacatttattattaaataggcCTGAGCAAGTTGGCAACAGTTACATCAATTACTCATATATATAATGTAGAAAAATAGGCGTGTGTTGTTTTTGAATTCAGGACGTCAGTTACGATCGTGATTCTATTGTAATTCGTGTCATTTTGGTCACAAAAGAacatgaacaaaagaaaaatataacgaacatgatggtgaaagtttcattcatcaaaactagaaaataaaatggtttgatttttgagttgaAAGTCTTAACCTCATCGCGAGCCTTAATGTTGTCAAACGCTTCGACTCCCAgtctttcttttcccttcacTCGCGTTATTCTTTTCTGCGTTACGCATGCTATAATCTTCGTTTTTTGGGGTCGAATCGACTCGacattttcataattgcaatttTTCGGTCCTGATGAGTGTTGCAATATCCAATGTTCACTATATCCTCTTTTGCACGTTTTCTGTCGGGTTAACGTGTCAGAGATTTTCGAGCAGAAACGGCATGCAGTAACACATTGGTGAGCTCACCGTGCGAAGAAAagttaattattcgatttcccaAAATGTGCACAATGAATCAGAATCTATTTATAGATTGTTTGCTAAGTTTGCGATAAATGAAGGAAGAGAAACATTTGAAGAAGAAGTGGCAAATGTTAATGCGCGTACTCTCAAAGTgatataatttgtaaaattataaaaatgagagAGCTTTATTATTCGTTTTACTAAAGCAGTCACATTTTTACACGCAAGACAAGCTACAAAACCAACCTTCAGGGGTAATCAGTATACAGTGGAAGCTGATACAAGCTTTACGCTTGGAAAATCACCGCTAATTGACAAGGTGCTGGAAATCATTAAACCAATTTAGGAAGAGCTGACGTCTGATGAATTGTTGGAATGATGGCTTGATGAATTCACACTGGGTAATAATGAATCCTTAAACTCTTtgatttcattctattttctgaaatgtttatGTTGTGGGAAAAAAGAGATTGGTATGCAATGTGTTTAATTTGATTCTTCTCTCAAATACACATTTATAAGTATTATCCTTCGTCATGGTtacagttaaaattattttagtacaATAAAAGATTCTATTCCTTTTCTGCATAGTTAAAACTAcaagaaattataaacattGCCATCATTTGTCTCTAATTGCttctaattttaacaaattttgttcaactataattgtatttatatcgTATCGCATtatcattgatttattaatttttaatgaaaaaatgaatgagACGAAGCTTgggtatattataattatgaattataaatcaattaaaatctcaatagatgcattgtTGGAGTTgctatagaaaaattagaaaatcgttAAATTGCTAACGATTAAAATTTACTAATAGTAACGCGTGAGCTAGATCTCTGTCTTTGTCTCTTGCATGGTGTGTTTTTCAATGCCTGTACTGATCTGCCTGACGCGTGTCGTTATTGGCGTACCGTCATATCTCAAAAAGCttgaaaacaaaactataatcgTAATATCGTCAGTCTTTAATCAACTATCATATAgctattctttattttactttgattcTTGCTCATAAAATACTGTTACGTGTAGTAGACTAGTTTgcatatagaaaaattgtttaattattgaatagGATATATTCAAGATAAATAGTAAAGAGATGAGAAGTCATACCTCTGAAGTCCAATTGAATTACATCAAGATCCGCGATGACCATTGGCGGTTTTGAGGCAGTCTTCTCGTAATCGTTGAACCATTCGCATCGTAATCGCTTGGCTTCGTCCCAGACTTCCAACAAATCTTTGTCATACTGCACAACAACGGTATTCTCGTAAAACTGCCCGTGCATGTCTGGTTTGGTACCACATCTACGAGTAAACGGAGTTTAGTGTTTAGATCAGCTTATTGTTACAAAtgtataacataaataaaattgacacattacaaatttttattttatagtattatattgttcttattttattataatacattcaCGTGTTAGATTTAGAATTAGTAAATGAGTTACAAATCAGAGGTAGCTTttctgtaaattaataaaaattttaatatatagtagagtttattatatcatttaatatatagttttttaatcaaattctgCACAGTAAgctattaaaaaagtaatcacaccaaagataaacaaaactaatattccatatattgttCGAATTGAAGTTTCTTTACATAACTTGAATATTTTGTAGACAATAATAGAATCTTTACATTGCAacttaaatgttttaaatttttaagaatgttcAACAATACTTCTCaattccaattaattttaaaatacttataattCGTATAAATAGATACTTTATGTTTCGACCAATAGAtgcaatttataaatacacattaatagaaatatacatTAACTCTGAAGATGACATATTAAAACCAGCAAAACAGCCTTTCGCTTCGATCCACGTGCAACAAGGAACATggatttttcttaaattaaccTAGAAACCTCAaccacgagtctcactggtcattataaggcaaggggttaatttgtaTGAAGAACATATTTCAtagtgattaattattattcatcaaACTTTTATCGAGGCTCGATTCTTTATCTAATTACACATCCAAGATCATAAATTAGGAGTTTATAATCGTAGAACTTCTGAACCAactaaaatgactggtttcggttttcttgtttcacaattattgataacttaacaacatagaatatttaaaatggtttcgaaaataaatagtttcactcgaatactataacaaatagctgaaaaaactgaaaataatttatttttaaaatttttatagggttatatattaatcatattaaatgcttggtagttttgATGTTAATTATTACTTGTCAAACTTTCATCGAAGCTCGACCCTTTACCTAATCGCACATCTAAGATCATAAGTTAAGAATGATTTGAAAGGTACGATAAATAGAGAGGCGCAATCAGCCATTAGTGGTTCCACGCGCTTTAAATCCTTTCAGCGAGTCAAGCTGCACAGAGCCTACCCATAAAGATGTTTCCTTAGATAGATACGGTCCGGCGAATCAATGGGGAATCCCACGATCTTACCTAGCGTAGGCTATTCGAAAGGAGAAGAAAGTCTGCCCGGTCGAAGGCGGAACGTAGACGCATCGCGGATCAGCGTGCTGGCCCTTGGATGAAACTATGCCCTCAAAGGGTTGGGAAAACGAGAGATGCACATCCATGTGATCCTTTCCGCACATCACTTCGAGGGATTGTATGGCTGGCATTCCCTCTGGCCTCTCCAGCGGCCAAATGTCGCTGCTGCTACCGACCCTCTGCAAGCCAACCACCTGCACATTCaatgaatatacatttttagtTTGAATTCAACAATACCTAGCCTTTTCGTTGTGACTCTCGTTTCGTGATTATTGAACACCCACGATTATCTTCTATTCAGTATTCAATAAACCAGTTCTTAACCTATAGTATACGGAGTTATTGGGTTGACCTAAGTTTTCACGTTTTTTATAAGACATAAAAAGAAGAACTATTAACTGTTCGCTGGTTAAACCACAActaacacattgttgacaggcaattttacgcagaaactatcccatATTACCAGTTATTACTTCGtagttaaatgaaaatgaaacaatctaaataaacttcattatactttatttatatatagtgaattgaaatgaaactttggacatatcttttatataactttgaatattttgccctgcgtttcaacaTTCGAAATGGCTAAGTCAGGTGCAaacgagttaacttgtgaccggtcaacaatgtgctAACAAGGGAACCATTTCAACCAGTGCATGCGGATTTTGATaaaacttatgtgagacatagttctcaagaaactatttgacacgtattttttcttatctacCAGCATTCACTTTGAAGAGCTGAAAACACAGTTGGGGGATGAaactactttttataatatttctgcaACTAGGAGGtatggaaaagaaattttctttttaaattattcgccTCTAAATAAACAATTCAGATT is a genomic window containing:
- the m gene encoding zona pellucida domain-containing protein miniature, encoding MPGVWRLLRMMIYMVVGLQRVGSSSDIWPLERPEGMPAIQSLEVMCGKDHMDVHLSFSQPFEGIVSSKGQHADPRCVYVPPSTGQTFFSFRIAYARCGTKPDMHGQFYENTVVVQYDKDLLEVWDEAKRLRCEWFNDYEKTASKPPMVIADLDVIQLDFRGDNVDCWMEIQHGKGPWAPPVSGIVPLGSTLTLVVAINDYRGEFDMRVKSCVASDGGGHTIQLSDEFGCVLRPKMISRFLKARGSDDRATVITYAFFHAFKFPDALSVHIKCKVEICRHGCLDHCQLSGSVGHYIQERKDQIRPQYPQTTAPPTIHDDDNNSAEKDNENIGGGVEQPDGSLYDDIIQDGDEMTSIGGHFLGVEKSVPKAQAQTSNRVPAPVVETPDEEIHPDDDDLSRPFLDPPRVTRYESDQEQFPHGPRNLEGDNVAVPVTPLSSPNGRRKRSVVVSDRKIRSADVGVSGLYEVISEADLAFSPDTHAEAVTVFQGRIREEVVYGICLPMPGFSALFIVVALSAVISALVAGAMLHRLQAQREAVDSRKNNRAVHTTNGWLPYGLLRVRCTTRPAHPEQIQPKQTNPVAASPSVERG